Proteins from a genomic interval of Chanos chanos chromosome 3, fChaCha1.1, whole genome shotgun sequence:
- the asb10 gene encoding ankyrin repeat and SOCS box protein 10 produces the protein MSQGSFVFTSTALRSLQQDQDLLDRHRRLRQLATPVVTGYLLRKEAREKKTDSRFTPAETPCPRICHDLVVQNALYTGDLEAVNHLFPKGSPVNLVIQPQGGTLRWEAEGNVRGLWSLTYEQELTTPLHITAGRGFTECLRHLLLRGASVDLAPGGTTALHEACEECQPECVKLLLSHGANANAVNEDGLMPLHVCTELDSLECAKLLIQYGASINGRSTDENDVPLHVAARHGLPGHVDLYLRYGGIVDRQNDEGHTPLNAACAHPQDLPALERYHHVCQLLVAAGADVHTIDEDKQTPLHFACKNVNPDVVNLLLQNNACVNTMSYSGDAPMHNILKVVAYKTEQHPERVVQALLNYGSIRVWPGALPKVLKHCCTSPRTIEVLLNSYDRIKITDTWLEAVPAEVFKKHQEFYDSLFALTNCPRSLQHLARCRIRTFLEGRVHKVVPKLGLPTFLKNYLLLEFRDYLH, from the exons ATGTCTCAGGGGAGTTTTGTCTTCACTTCGACCGCACTACGCTCCCTGCAGCAGGATCAGGACCTGCTGGACAGACACAGGCGCCTGAGACAGCTGGCAACGCCTGTTGTCACTGGATACCTGCTGAGGAAAGAGGCAAGGGAAAAGAAGACAGACTCAAGGTTTACCCCTGCAGAAACTCCATGCCCCAGGATTTGCCATGACCTGGTGGTCCAGAATGCCCTCTATACTGGAGATTTGGAGGCTGTGAACCACCTTTTTCCAAAAGGGTCACCAGTCAACCTTGTTATACAGCCTCAAGGTGGAACATTGCGCTGGGAGGCGGAGGGGAATGTGAGAG GACTATGGTCACTGACATATGAACAAGAGTTAACCACACCACTCCACATCACAGCAGGCCGAGGGTTCACGGAGTGCCTCAGGCACCTTCTCCTCAGAGGTGCCAGCGTGGATTTGGCTCCAGGTGGCACCACAGCTTTACATGAAGCTTGTGAAGAGTGCCAGCCAGAATGTGTGAAGCTGTTGCTGTCACATGGGGCAAATGCCAATGCTGTTAACGAAGACGGATTGATGCCCTTGCATGTCTGCACTGAACTGGACTCACTGGA gtGTGCTAAACTCCTCATTCAGTATGGTGCCTCTATCAACGGGAGGAGCACTGATGAAAATGACGTGCCACTGCACGTGGCCGCCCGCCATGGTCTACCAGGCCACGTGGACCTTTACCTTCGCTACGGCGGTATTGTGGACCGGCAGAATGATGAAGGCCACACACCACTCAATGCCGCTTGTGCCCACCCTCAGGACCTCCCTGCACTCGAACGCTACCACCATGTGTGCCAGCTACTTGTGGCAGCAGGTGCAGATGTACACACAATTGATGAAGACAAGCAGACGCCACTGCATTTTGCCTGTAAAAACGTTAACCCGGATGTGGTGAACCTTCTGCTTCAAAACAACGCCTGCGTTAACACCATGAGCTACAGTGGAGATGCACCCATGCACAACATTTTAAAGGTGGTGGCCTACAAGACTGAACAACATCCCGAGCGTGTGGTCCAAGCACTGCTCAACTATGGCTCCATTCGAGTCTGGCCTGGGGCCCTGCCCAAG GTTTTGAAACACTGTTGTACATCTCCCCGTACAATCGAAGTCCTGTTAAATTCATATGATCGTATCAAAATTACTGACACTTGGTTGGAAGCTGTTCCTGCAGAGGTATTCAAG AAACACCAGGAATTCTATGACTCACTGTTTGCCCTGACCAACTGCCCACGCTCACTGCAGCACCTGGCTCGCTGCAGGATCCGCACCTTTCTTGAGGGCCGTGTACACAAGGTGGTTCCCAAACTGGGTTTGCCAACCTTTCTGAAAAACTACCTTCTGCTAGAGTTCAGAGACTACCTTCACTGA